From Chitinophagales bacterium, the proteins below share one genomic window:
- a CDS encoding bifunctional riboflavin kinase/FAD synthetase: MEVHKNFDQLPFFKNAVITVGTFDGVHRGHQQLIRRINSLAHEMEGESVMITFDPHPRTVVFPQDHSLKILSTLEEKIFLLNQFNIDHLVVMPFTKEFSRLSATQYVRKFLVEKFHPAIVVIGYNHQFGHHRDGNIELLRKLSKENNFRVEEITKQLVEDIEVSSTRIRIALQEGDVKTAAHLLGHLYSVEGTVVKGNQLGSRIGYPTANISVHDGYKLIPADGIYAIKATLDGNIYNGVISIGLRPTVNGKDRTIEAFLFDFTQDIYGKLLKVEFAEWIREERKFETIGLMTEAIRNDEEQAKQILDKVSK; encoded by the coding sequence ATGGAGGTTCATAAAAATTTCGATCAGCTTCCTTTTTTTAAGAATGCAGTCATTACGGTTGGAACCTTTGACGGGGTGCACCGGGGCCACCAGCAATTGATCCGCCGGATCAACAGTCTTGCACATGAAATGGAAGGTGAAAGTGTAATGATTACATTCGATCCCCATCCGCGCACGGTAGTATTTCCTCAGGATCATTCTTTAAAAATCTTATCCACGCTGGAGGAAAAAATCTTCTTGCTGAACCAGTTTAATATTGATCACTTGGTAGTGATGCCTTTTACCAAAGAGTTTTCCCGTCTTTCTGCAACCCAATATGTTAGAAAATTCCTGGTTGAAAAATTTCACCCTGCAATCGTGGTAATCGGTTACAATCACCAGTTTGGTCACCATCGCGATGGCAACATTGAGTTGCTTAGAAAACTTTCTAAAGAAAATAATTTCCGGGTCGAAGAAATTACCAAGCAATTAGTGGAAGACATTGAGGTGAGCTCTACGCGTATCCGAATTGCTTTGCAGGAAGGCGATGTAAAAACAGCCGCACATCTGCTGGGTCATCTCTATTCCGTGGAGGGAACGGTAGTAAAAGGCAATCAGCTAGGGTCGAGGATCGGTTATCCAACGGCAAATATTTCAGTGCACGATGGCTATAAGCTGATTCCTGCAGATGGCATATATGCAATTAAAGCTACACTGGATGGTAATATTTATAATGGTGTGATAAGCATTGGGTTAAGGCCTACAGTCAATGGAAAAGATCGAACTATTGAGGCCTTCCTGTTTGATTTTACACAGGATATTTACGGTAAGCTTTTGAAGGTCGAATTTGCAGAATGGATACGTGAAGAAAGAAAATTTGAAACGATCGGCCTTATGACTGAAGCAATAAGAAATGATGAGGAACAAGCGAAACAGATCCTGGATAAGGTGAGTAAATAA